In Puntigrus tetrazona isolate hp1 chromosome 22, ASM1883169v1, whole genome shotgun sequence, one genomic interval encodes:
- the LOC122327522 gene encoding uncharacterized protein LOC122327522: MILGTLVFFSVLNGGLAIETHGVSVIEGDSVTLNTDVKVQKEDHILWTFGPQSAQIAEIIQMECFVFVLDDWIFKEKLHMDNQTGSLTIRNIRSEHAGLYQLQITRPSSKVSLKRFNVTVYVPLPIPVISRDDSRCSSSSSGCSSGPKCLLLCSVVNVGHGTLSWYKGNRLLFVSDLSTSLSVPLEVECLDDSYSCVVAYSFTNRSKRLTELCLTCSELRRHEFWILLITLGFLLLALLIVPVCRCLECY, from the exons atgattttagggACTTTGGTTTTCTTCAGTGTGTTGAATG GTGGTCTCGCTATTGAGACACATGGAGTTTCGGTGATCGAGGGAGATTCTGTCACCTTGAACACAGATGTTAAAGTACAGAAAGAAGATCATATCCTATGGACATTTGGACCTCAGAGTGCGCAAATAGCCGAAATAATTCAAATGGAATGCTTCGTTTTTGTCCTCGACGATTGGATATTCAAAGAGAAGCTACATATGGACAATCAAACCGGGTCTCTGACCATCAGAAACATCAGATCTGAACACGCTGGACTCTACCAGCTGCAGATCACCAGGCCGAGTTCAAAAGTCTCACTGAAGAGATTCAATGTTACTGTGTATG TTCCTCTTCCTATTCCCGTTATCAGCAGAGACGATTCGCGTTGTTCTTCATCCTCATCCGGATGTTCATCGGGTCCTAAATGCCTCCTGCTGTGTTCGGTGGTGAACGTGGGTCATGggactctctcctggtacaaaggaaaccGTTTATTGTTCGTGTCTGATCTCAGCACGAGTCTCTCTGTTCCTCTGGAGGTGGAGTGTCTGGATGATTCCTACAGCTGTGTCGTGGCATATTCATTCACAAACCGGTCTAAACGACTCACTGAACTCTGTCTGACATGTTCAG AACTCCGCCGGCATGAATTTTGGATACTGCTTATAACATTGGGATTTCTGCTGTTAGCCTTGCTGATTGTACCAGTCTGTCGGTGTTTAGAgtgctattaa